Proteins from a genomic interval of Clostridium sp. AN503:
- a CDS encoding O-antigen polymerase — translation MVVYLICYAASYFLAGGEHYLLSGAALILAALWLYISDYRKSRNLIHLRALFSLFWVGGQGIACLKLSHLQGDWELKTWICLALAYVGFWVVFEVLTRIYGSGHDNYGRWRSFSGNPIPVFHMICAVTVVSVACFILEAVALGYVPLFMRGVPHAYSEFHLTGVHYFTVSCVLVPSLTVLYFHMARGRGSERKLLAAIVMTVIALLIPILCVSRFQFVFAVMLAAFTYISLQKTFNPLYLLGLFVILIPVYLILTVARSHDVEYLNGIFEMKNAELPIFISQPYIYIANNFDNFNCMVEVLPEYSLGLKSLFPLWALTGLKFFFPQLINFPIYVDKKELTTLTLFYDAYYDFGWIGVLLFSCALGLVAYLLVVKLREMRNPLGYLFYAQIAAYLMLSFFTTWFSNTTTWFYLILTGLMAVYYSINAHRR, via the coding sequence ATGGTAGTTTATTTGATCTGTTATGCGGCAAGTTATTTTCTGGCAGGAGGAGAGCATTATCTGCTGTCCGGCGCTGCGCTGATATTGGCGGCGCTATGGCTGTATATTTCTGATTACCGGAAATCAAGGAACCTGATACATCTGAGGGCCCTGTTTTCTCTGTTCTGGGTTGGCGGGCAGGGGATTGCCTGCTTGAAGCTGAGCCACCTGCAGGGGGACTGGGAGCTGAAAACCTGGATATGTCTGGCGTTGGCTTATGTGGGATTCTGGGTGGTATTTGAAGTGCTCACCCGGATCTATGGCTCTGGTCATGACAATTACGGCAGATGGAGAAGCTTCTCCGGTAACCCGATCCCTGTCTTTCACATGATCTGTGCAGTCACGGTGGTGTCTGTGGCCTGCTTCATCCTGGAGGCGGTGGCGCTGGGATATGTGCCGCTGTTTATGAGAGGGGTTCCTCATGCATATTCGGAGTTTCATCTGACGGGGGTGCATTATTTTACGGTATCCTGTGTTTTAGTTCCGTCTTTGACTGTGCTGTATTTTCATATGGCGCGGGGACGTGGAAGTGAACGGAAGCTGCTGGCGGCTATCGTTATGACGGTGATCGCTCTGCTGATCCCGATCCTTTGTGTCTCCAGGTTCCAGTTTGTGTTTGCAGTCATGCTGGCGGCATTTACTTATATTTCCCTTCAAAAGACGTTTAACCCATTGTATCTGCTGGGACTTTTTGTGATCCTGATCCCGGTATATCTGATCCTGACCGTGGCGCGGAGCCATGATGTGGAATATTTAAACGGGATTTTCGAGATGAAGAATGCAGAGCTGCCGATCTTTATCAGCCAGCCGTATATCTATATTGCAAATAACTTTGACAATTTCAACTGCATGGTGGAGGTGCTGCCGGAGTACAGTCTTGGTCTTAAAAGCCTGTTCCCGCTGTGGGCGCTGACGGGCCTCAAGTTCTTTTTCCCGCAGCTCATCAATTTCCCGATCTATGTGGACAAGAAAGAGCTGACCACCCTGACGTTGTTTTATGATGCCTATTATGATTTTGGCTGGATCGGTGTACTGCTGTTTTCCTGTGCGCTGGGGCTGGTGGCGTACCTGCTGGTGGTGAAGCTGCGGGAGATGCGCAATCCTCTGGGTTATCTTTTCTATGCGCAGATTGCAGCATATCTGATGCTGTCGTTTTTTACGACCTGGTTTTCCAATACCACCACCTGGTTCTATCTGATCCTGACCGGCCTGATGGCGGTGTATTACAGTATAAATGCCCACCGAAGGTAG
- a CDS encoding pyridoxal phosphate-dependent aminotransferase yields MISEKMRPLVENNSVIRVMFEEGKRLAAIYGAENVYDFSLGNPNVPAPAEVEQAILDTLRDEDSTFVHGYMSNCGYEDVRETIAQSLNKRFGTAFGVNNILMTVGAASGLNVILKTILDPEDEVITFAPYFVEYGNYVRNYDGTLVVVPPNTVDFQPDLEAFSARITERTKAVIINTPNNPTGVVYSDATLKRMADILRAKEAEFKTTILLISDEPYRELAYDGVEVPYVTKYYADTVVCYSYSKSLSLPGERIGYLVIPDELKDSADIFTAATIANRVIGCVNAPSLMQRVIKRCIEAGAAVDLEAYDRNRNLLYNSLREYGFSCIKPEGAFYLFVKSPVADEKEFCAQAQKHNLLLVPGSSFACPGYVRIAYCVSYGQIERSLPAFKALAKEYELR; encoded by the coding sequence ATGATATCTGAAAAAATGAGACCGCTGGTAGAGAACAATTCCGTGATCCGCGTGATGTTCGAGGAGGGGAAGCGCCTGGCGGCCATCTACGGCGCGGAAAACGTGTATGATTTCAGCCTGGGCAATCCCAATGTGCCTGCGCCGGCAGAGGTGGAGCAGGCGATCCTGGATACTTTAAGGGATGAAGATTCCACCTTTGTCCATGGATATATGAGCAACTGCGGTTATGAGGATGTGCGGGAGACCATCGCGCAGTCCTTGAACAAGAGATTCGGCACTGCATTTGGCGTTAACAATATCCTTATGACCGTGGGAGCGGCAAGCGGACTGAATGTCATATTGAAGACGATCCTTGATCCGGAGGATGAAGTGATCACCTTTGCCCCTTATTTTGTGGAGTATGGCAATTATGTCCGCAACTATGATGGGACTCTGGTGGTTGTTCCTCCGAATACGGTGGATTTCCAGCCGGATCTGGAGGCGTTTTCCGCCAGGATTACCGAAAGGACCAAAGCGGTCATCATCAATACGCCCAACAATCCCACGGGCGTGGTGTACTCCGATGCCACATTAAAACGCATGGCGGATATCCTGAGGGCGAAGGAGGCGGAATTTAAGACCACGATCCTGCTGATCTCCGATGAACCCTATCGGGAGCTGGCCTATGACGGAGTGGAGGTTCCTTATGTGACAAAATACTATGCTGACACGGTGGTCTGCTACAGCTACAGCAAGTCCCTGTCCCTTCCGGGGGAACGGATCGGTTATCTGGTCATCCCGGACGAACTGAAGGACAGCGCGGACATATTTACCGCAGCGACCATTGCTAACCGAGTGATTGGCTGTGTCAATGCACCTTCCCTGATGCAGCGGGTCATCAAGCGCTGTATTGAAGCGGGGGCAGCGGTGGACTTGGAGGCTTACGACCGGAACCGGAACCTGCTTTACAACAGTTTAAGGGAATATGGGTTTTCCTGTATCAAGCCGGAGGGAGCTTTCTACCTGTTTGTTAAGTCCCCGGTTGCAGATGAAAAAGAGTTCTGCGCGCAGGCGCAGAAGCACAACCTGCTCCTGGTGCCGGGCAGTTCCTTTGCGTGTCCCGGTTATGTACGGATCGCCTACTGCGTGTCCTATGGGCAGATTGAGCGGTCATTGCCTGCATTTAAGGCGTTGGCGAAGGAGTATGAGCTGAGGTAG
- the hisC gene encoding histidinol-phosphate transaminase yields the protein MRAWEANIRKVVPYVPGDQPKGDRLVKLNTNENPYPPAPGVERALREMEFDRLRKYPDPAASDLVHILAEYYGVGKDQVFVGVGSDDVIAMSFLTFFNSPRAVLFPDVSYSFYKVWADLFQVPYETPALDEAFCICPEDYYKENGGVIFPNPNAPTGLLMPLSQVEDIISHNQDVVVIVDEAYIDFGGMSALELLDRYENLLVVQTFSKSRSMAGMRIGFAIGHPALIKALNDVKYSYNSYTMNLPSLVLGTEAVKDDAYFKETLKKIINTREWSKERLKELGFTFPDSMSNFIFASHERVPAEQIFEALRAEQIYVRYFKQPRLDNYLRISIGTREEMETLFAFLEDYLAKY from the coding sequence ATGAGGGCCTGGGAAGCAAATATAAGGAAAGTAGTACCATATGTGCCGGGGGATCAGCCAAAGGGCGACCGGCTGGTGAAGCTGAATACCAATGAGAATCCATATCCCCCGGCGCCAGGTGTGGAGCGCGCACTCAGGGAGATGGAGTTTGACCGTCTGCGCAAGTATCCGGACCCGGCTGCATCGGATCTGGTGCATATCCTGGCGGAGTATTATGGCGTGGGGAAGGATCAGGTTTTTGTGGGTGTTGGTTCCGATGATGTGATCGCCATGAGCTTTCTGACGTTTTTTAACTCCCCCAGGGCGGTTCTTTTCCCGGATGTGAGCTACTCTTTTTATAAGGTGTGGGCAGATCTCTTCCAGGTGCCCTATGAGACTCCGGCGCTGGATGAGGCGTTCTGCATTTGTCCGGAGGATTATTATAAGGAAAATGGCGGAGTTATTTTTCCAAATCCCAATGCGCCCACAGGTCTTTTAATGCCGCTTTCACAGGTGGAAGATATTATTTCCCACAATCAGGATGTGGTAGTGATCGTGGATGAAGCATATATTGATTTTGGGGGAATGTCCGCTCTGGAGCTTTTAGATCGATATGAGAACCTGCTGGTGGTGCAGACATTCAGCAAATCCCGCTCCATGGCGGGAATGAGGATCGGATTTGCCATCGGGCATCCGGCTCTGATCAAGGCGCTGAATGATGTGAAATATTCCTACAATTCCTATACAATGAACCTGCCGTCGCTGGTTTTAGGCACAGAAGCGGTAAAGGACGATGCATATTTTAAGGAGACCCTGAAGAAAATCATAAATACCAGGGAGTGGTCAAAGGAGAGGCTTAAGGAGCTTGGTTTTACCTTTCCGGACTCCATGTCCAACTTTATTTTTGCATCTCATGAAAGAGTCCCTGCAGAGCAGATTTTTGAGGCGCTGCGGGCGGAGCAGATCTACGTGCGCTATTTTAAACAGCCGAGGCTGGACAACTATTTGAGGATATCCATTGGCACAAGGGAGGAGATGGAAACCTTGTTTGCATTTTTGGAGGATTACCTGGCGAAATATTGA
- the ytvI gene encoding sporulation integral membrane protein YtvI yields the protein MESVKKYARIILNIVIPLAEILLVCLLGPKLLRFFMPFVIGWVIAMIANPLVRFLESRVRIVRKHSSVMIVVVVLAAIIGLGYFLISRLFWQAFELAKDLPELYDRAAVEIQAIFLRFDDVFRMLPANIQQAWQQFAGNVGQTISVLVQKIASPTVEVAGSVAKGIPNALVNVVVTILSSYFFIAERDKIIEFWKRYIPQNGGRYYRNLKGDVKRLIGGYFLAQFKIMFVVAAILMAGFLVLGIDYAFLLAILVAILDFLPLFGTGTVLIPWAVVKLLSADYALAAGLALLYVLTQVVRQVIQPKIVGDSMGLPPLMTLVFLYLGFKLHGISGMILAVPLGILVLNLYKYGAFDSMLDSMKLLVSDVRKFRLGDNSHQQKDTQGPDE from the coding sequence ATGGAGAGCGTAAAGAAATATGCGAGGATTATCCTGAATATTGTGATTCCGTTGGCAGAGATCCTGTTGGTCTGCCTGCTGGGGCCGAAGCTTCTTCGATTTTTCATGCCGTTTGTGATCGGGTGGGTGATCGCTATGATCGCCAATCCACTGGTCCGTTTCCTGGAGAGCCGGGTCCGGATCGTGCGGAAGCACAGCTCGGTGATGATCGTGGTTGTGGTTCTTGCGGCGATCATCGGCCTGGGGTATTTTTTGATCTCCCGTCTGTTCTGGCAGGCGTTTGAGCTGGCGAAGGACTTGCCGGAGCTGTATGACCGGGCGGCTGTGGAGATTCAGGCCATATTCCTGCGTTTCGACGATGTTTTCCGGATGCTGCCGGCCAATATACAACAGGCGTGGCAGCAGTTTGCGGGAAATGTGGGCCAGACTATCAGCGTGCTGGTCCAGAAGATCGCTTCCCCCACAGTGGAGGTGGCGGGCAGTGTGGCGAAGGGAATTCCCAATGCGCTGGTCAATGTGGTGGTCACGATCCTTTCGTCCTACTTCTTTATTGCAGAGCGGGATAAGATCATTGAATTCTGGAAACGGTATATTCCACAGAATGGCGGTCGGTATTACCGGAACTTAAAAGGGGATGTAAAACGTCTGATCGGCGGATATTTTCTAGCTCAGTTTAAGATTATGTTCGTTGTGGCAGCGATCCTGATGGCGGGGTTTCTTGTGCTTGGAATCGATTATGCATTCCTGCTGGCAATCCTTGTGGCAATCCTGGATTTTCTGCCGCTGTTTGGGACAGGAACCGTCCTGATCCCATGGGCGGTTGTCAAGCTTTTGTCGGCGGATTATGCGCTGGCGGCTGGCCTGGCGCTCCTGTACGTACTCACCCAGGTGGTGCGGCAGGTGATACAGCCAAAGATCGTTGGAGATTCCATGGGTCTGCCGCCGCTTATGACTTTGGTGTTTTTATATCTGGGCTTTAAGCTGCACGGAATCTCCGGCATGATCCTGGCGGTACCGCTGGGGATCCTGGTTCTGAACCTTTATAAATACGGTGCGTTTGATTCTATGCTTGACAGCATGAAGCTGTTGGTCTCAGATGTGAGGAAATTCCGGCTGGGGGATAACAGCCATCAGCAGAAGGATACACAGGGACCGGATGAGTGA
- a CDS encoding DUF4349 domain-containing protein gives MKKRICTLLTSGLILAATAAALSACAAGSPKSVANGAMAETTAAAMEAMPGEAPESYRSAQQASGAVYGETEAAAFDTAAEAGAGDGGLTSGTAIQPVNSSRKLIRTVNLDVETTEFDSLLATLTQTVASMGGYIEQSDISGNSISDAQGSRRYAWLTARVPSNKLDSFVSQVDEKGNITNKSENTQDVTLQYSDIESRKKTLAVEQDRLWDLLAKADSMDAVIALESRLSEIRYQLESMESQLRTFDNQVDYSSVYLSINEVKVFTPTAPDSVMTRIQKGFSRNLEGVGNSAVNFFVWFVSSLPVLLVFAVIVTAVTFLLHRISRKALKKRGKSAVKPQLPPMKAQTSADKKEDAQQQDQQ, from the coding sequence ATGAAAAAACGTATTTGCACACTGCTCACTTCCGGTCTGATCCTGGCTGCCACAGCTGCTGCTCTATCAGCATGCGCGGCAGGAAGCCCCAAATCAGTTGCTAACGGAGCCATGGCTGAGACCACCGCAGCGGCCATGGAAGCCATGCCCGGAGAGGCTCCAGAATCCTACCGGTCTGCCCAGCAGGCTTCAGGAGCTGTCTACGGTGAAACAGAAGCGGCTGCATTCGATACCGCTGCGGAAGCCGGCGCCGGGGATGGAGGACTTACATCTGGCACAGCGATCCAACCAGTTAATTCTTCGAGGAAACTGATCCGAACCGTAAATTTAGATGTGGAAACCACAGAATTTGACTCCCTGTTAGCAACCCTTACCCAGACCGTTGCCTCCATGGGCGGTTACATCGAACAGTCTGATATTTCCGGCAACAGTATTTCAGACGCGCAGGGAAGCCGCCGCTATGCCTGGCTGACTGCCAGAGTACCCTCAAACAAGCTGGATTCCTTCGTATCCCAGGTAGATGAGAAGGGCAATATCACCAACAAATCTGAAAATACCCAGGATGTAACGCTTCAGTACTCTGATATCGAGAGCCGCAAAAAGACCCTGGCTGTGGAACAGGACCGGCTTTGGGACCTGCTTGCCAAAGCAGATTCCATGGACGCAGTCATCGCCCTGGAATCCCGCCTCTCTGAGATCCGCTACCAGTTGGAATCCATGGAGTCCCAGCTCCGCACCTTTGACAATCAGGTTGACTACAGCTCCGTTTATTTAAGCATCAACGAAGTCAAGGTATTTACCCCAACAGCACCTGATTCCGTCATGACCAGGATTCAAAAAGGCTTCAGCCGCAATTTGGAAGGCGTAGGCAACAGCGCAGTCAACTTCTTTGTATGGTTCGTATCCAGCCTGCCGGTCCTGTTGGTATTCGCAGTGATTGTTACAGCAGTCACCTTCCTGCTGCACCGGATTTCCCGCAAAGCCTTAAAAAAACGCGGCAAATCTGCTGTAAAACCGCAGCTTCCGCCTATGAAGGCCCAGACCAGCGCAGATAAAAAAGAGGATGCCCAGCAGCAGGACCAGCAATAA
- the guaA gene encoding glutamine-hydrolyzing GMP synthase: protein MNREKIIVIDFGGQYNQLVARRVRECSVYCEIYSYKTDIEKIKEMNPKGIILTGGPNSCYEEGAATCEKELFELGIPVLGLCYGAQLMMHVLGGHVCKAPVREYGKIEVTVDRSSSLFSDVSEKTICWMSHNDYIEKIAPGFEIVAHTPDCPAAAMQWAEKNLYAIQFHPEVLHTAEGTKMLSNFVYKVCGCSGDWKMDAFVENTIQAIREKVGDGKVLCALSGGVDSSVAAVMMSKAVGDQLTCVFVDHGLLRKDEGDEVEEIFGPAGSYDLNFIRVNAQERFYEKLKGVEEPERKRKIIGEEFIRVFEEEAKKIGTVDFLVQGTIYPDVVESGLGGESAVIKSHHNVGGLPDYVDFKEIIEPLRDLFKDEVRKAGLELGIPEKLVFRQPFPGPGLGVRIIGEVTAEKVKMVQEADAIYREEIANAGLDRQIGQYFAALTNMRSVGVMGDERTYDYAVALRAVNTIDFMTAEAAEIPWEVLGKVSSRIVNEVQHVNRVLYDFTGKPPATIEFE from the coding sequence GTGAACAGAGAGAAGATCATCGTAATTGACTTTGGCGGGCAGTACAACCAGCTTGTGGCGCGCCGGGTACGGGAATGCAGCGTGTATTGTGAAATTTACTCTTATAAGACAGATATTGAAAAGATTAAGGAGATGAATCCCAAGGGTATCATTCTGACCGGAGGCCCCAACAGTTGTTATGAAGAGGGAGCGGCAACTTGTGAGAAGGAACTGTTCGAGCTGGGTATCCCGGTGCTGGGCTTGTGTTATGGCGCGCAGCTGATGATGCATGTGCTGGGTGGACATGTCTGTAAGGCTCCTGTTCGTGAGTATGGTAAAATAGAGGTAACTGTGGACCGCTCCAGCAGCCTGTTTTCCGATGTGTCTGAAAAGACCATCTGCTGGATGAGCCATAACGACTATATTGAAAAGATTGCCCCGGGTTTTGAGATCGTGGCACATACCCCGGACTGCCCGGCAGCGGCGATGCAGTGGGCGGAGAAGAATCTGTATGCCATCCAGTTCCATCCGGAGGTGCTGCACACGGCAGAGGGCACGAAAATGCTGTCCAATTTCGTTTACAAGGTCTGTGGATGCTCCGGCGACTGGAAGATGGATGCATTTGTGGAGAACACGATCCAGGCGATCCGGGAGAAGGTCGGAGACGGCAAGGTGCTCTGTGCATTATCCGGCGGTGTGGATTCTTCCGTTGCGGCTGTTATGATGTCGAAGGCGGTGGGAGACCAGCTGACCTGTGTGTTTGTGGACCATGGCCTGCTGCGTAAGGATGAAGGCGATGAGGTAGAGGAGATCTTTGGACCGGCCGGTTCCTATGATTTGAATTTTATCCGTGTCAATGCTCAGGAGCGTTTTTATGAAAAGCTGAAGGGCGTGGAGGAGCCGGAGCGCAAGCGCAAGATCATCGGAGAAGAGTTCATCCGTGTCTTTGAGGAAGAGGCAAAGAAGATCGGAACGGTGGATTTCCTGGTTCAGGGAACCATCTACCCGGACGTGGTGGAGAGCGGCCTGGGAGGCGAGTCTGCTGTGATCAAGTCTCATCATAACGTAGGCGGCCTGCCGGATTATGTGGATTTCAAGGAGATCATCGAGCCGCTGCGCGACCTGTTCAAGGATGAGGTGCGCAAGGCCGGTCTGGAATTAGGTATCCCGGAGAAGCTGGTATTCCGCCAGCCGTTCCCTGGTCCGGGGCTGGGCGTCCGCATCATCGGTGAAGTGACGGCGGAGAAGGTCAAGATGGTGCAGGAAGCAGATGCCATCTACCGTGAGGAGATCGCCAATGCCGGACTGGACCGGCAGATCGGCCAGTATTTTGCAGCTTTGACCAACATGCGTTCCGTGGGGGTTATGGGCGATGAGAGAACCTATGACTATGCTGTGGCGCTGCGCGCGGTGAACACCATCGACTTTATGACGGCTGAGGCCGCGGAGATCCCGTGGGAAGTGCTTGGGAAGGTGAGCAGCCGGATCGTGAATGAGGTGCAGCATGTGAATCGGGTGCTGTATGATTTTACGGGGAAGCCGCCGGCGACGATTGAGTTTGAATAG
- a CDS encoding Arc family DNA-binding protein, with product MEVWHIRSDLSKFTLRIDAELLKKFRFVADYNARSANREIEVLMKNMWMNSKRNMRR from the coding sequence ATGGAGGTATGGCATATACGGTCTGATTTATCGAAGTTTACATTAAGAATCGATGCTGAATTACTAAAGAAGTTTCGTTTTGTAGCTGATTATAATGCCCGGTCTGCCAACCGTGAAATCGAAGTCCTTATGAAAAACATGTGGATGAATTCGAAAAGAAATATGAGAAGATAA
- a CDS encoding ester cyclase: MEKTDIIKYFYETLVSKNILDELPLYISEDCVLKIGENVIPIGLDGMKQHLTDVKKTYPDYSMKIIRQYTDGDYVISEFIMEGTHEGEWIGIKPTHRRLTFTGVDIDKVVDGKIVEHGGAVNTFDTLYEQNLIKPV, encoded by the coding sequence ATGGAAAAGACAGATATCATCAAGTACTTCTACGAAACGCTTGTTTCAAAAAACATCCTGGATGAACTGCCCCTATACATTTCTGAGGACTGTGTCCTGAAGATCGGAGAAAACGTGATACCCATAGGTCTTGACGGCATGAAGCAGCATCTGACCGACGTAAAGAAGACTTACCCGGATTATAGTATGAAGATTATCCGTCAATACACTGACGGAGATTATGTGATATCTGAGTTTATTATGGAAGGGACACATGAAGGAGAGTGGATTGGGATAAAACCGACCCACAGGAGATTGACGTTCACAGGAGTAGATATAGATAAGGTGGTGGATGGGAAGATTGTCGAGCACGGTGGTGCAGTGAATACATTTGACACTTTATACGAGCAGAACCTGATCAAACCAGTATAA